The Moritella sp. F3 genomic interval AAATACAGATTTGACAGGTATTCAGCTAGCACGAGTGTCACCCGATCTATTTCTGCTTGGCCGAGTGCTAATTGATAGCACAATGCTGTCAGTAAACGTCGAACCTCGCTAATAGAGTTCAACTTTAACGCATATTTTTTGGCGAAGAGCTGTGTTTTCATCAACGACCTATATTCCCTTTTAACAGTTCGATATTTGAGATACGCTTAAGTAGCCATCGCTCAATTCTTGGAAAACGTTTTAATCGCCTTCGCACAGAGTTTCTTAATTGCATATCCAGTGGTGGGCACTCTACATCATTGATAACAGTACCGATCAAATTAATCTGGTTATTGTTAAAAATTTCCATAGTCTTTAATACCCGACTCTCTAGTGAAATACCGGGCGCTACAACAAGCAAACTGGCGTCACAGCCTCTCGCGATGACTTCACCTGGAATATTTGAAAAATTAGCCCTAGTAATAGCGCATGTATCAAATATAATAAAATTATAGCGTTTCAACCAAATCTCTATCGCATTTTTGAGTTTTTTTTCATCTCGAAAACTGATATTTTGATCTTGTTCACTTTGTGGCGCAGGTAAAATATCTATCATCTCTGAAAATGGGGTGATACAAGCGGTTTGTAGGTCAGTGTCATCCAAAGACCATGACTGCTTTTGTTTGACATACTCATTCGTGATTGCTGGTTTAAATGTGTTCAGGTCGACGATTAAGACTTTATTACCCGCGGCTTTATAACGCCGAGCTAACGCTAAAACTAACTCCGTTGAACCTTCTTTTCCTTGCGCACAATTTATAGAAATAGATTTAATATTCTCACTCATAATTGATTGATATATTTGCTCTATTTCTACGAATGTCTCTGGCAATATATTCATAATGAAGAACCCACGATGAAGAGTGTGACCACGCTGAGTGCACTTCCTAAGATATCCATAAACTGACTCCAATTCGAATCATTGTCATTAGGAATATAAATGGTATCTCCTGCATGTATAATCGGAATATCGCGGTAATCGGGCTGAGTAAAATAATTTTTCATATTAAACGTACGCGCTGTATGTTCCATTTCCCCATGTTTAGTGAGAATGACAATACGATCAATATACGCTTCAGATGTAGGGCCTCCAGCCATTGTTAATATACCTACAACATCCAATGATGCATCATATTTGTAGCGCCCTGGATTATGCACAGCCCCTAGAATCTGAACAATATTCACTGTATTGTTGAGTTCACCGCCATCTGTCTTAGCAGGGATATAAATTGTATCTCCTGGCAGTACTTGCGGTAGCAGGTTTTCATCACCCGTTTCAAAGTACATATCCAGATCTAACGTTGAGGCTTTCGCATAGCGGCGATTGCGATGCGTAATTTTAATGTGTTTAATATCGGCGTCATTAGTCGGGCCATCTGCCGCGGATAATAAATCAAGAAAATCCAATCCACTATTAAATGCATAACGTCCAGGAGCGCCGACTGCACCCAGAATATAAATTGATGATTCAGACTCTTGTTTGATCCACTTTGATTTGTTGTCTACAGGATCATCGGGCAGTTCATTGAACATTATGGTGTCACCAGCCGATAACTGCGGCAAAGATAAATAATCCCCACCTACTTTCATAAATTTTTCTAGATTAAAATACTGACGTTGTCCTAAACCATCATCTCCAACAACAATTATTTTCGCTAAATCTGCTTTTTCAGTTGGACCTTCTGCATGCCCGAGCAGATCGAGAAATGTCATACCATCAGCCCACTGGTAACGCCCAGGATTTTTGACCGCGCCGATGATTTTAATAGCCTCGTTATGTGCTTCAATCAACCACGATTTCTCAATCATGTCAGCTTTTTCGGGTAAGAAAATAACATCACCCCCGGCAATCTGAGGAAAAGGATTATTTTCAGGATCATCGGAATATTTTTTTAAATCAAAACGAAATGTATCACCATTAACTTTAAGGATTCTAATTTGTTGCGTATCTGCGTATCGATTGGGACCACCGGCATTGGCTAGCATATCCATGAAGGTTATACCTTCACGTCCTTCATAAGCGCCTGGTTTATTGACTTGCCCCATAACATAAACAACTTGTAAGCCAACTTTGATGTCTGCGACTTGAATAGGGACAAAAATAGTAGTACCTGGTTGCACTCTGGGTAATTTCGATACATCGCCGGTATCAAGGTAAAGTTTTAAATCGAATGTTTGTGGTTCTTTCAAACCCATTACTCTTATCTTACTGACATTACCGTAACGGGTGACACCACTGGCCTTCATTAAGCTTTCGATCACCGTCATACCAGGCACATAAGAGAACGTGCCCGGTGCGTTAACCTCACCAAATACCGTCACTGCTTTTTGAGTATCGCTTGCATCACCACCTGCTTTTAAGGTAGTCGCATCGAAAGTCATCTGTACATTACCAGTCAGCGGCGATGATGGCACAAAAATAACATCGCCAGATTTGAGGATTGGTAATACGTTGTCATCACCCGTTTCCAAATAACGCTTAAAATCAAAAATAATCACTTTAGCGCCACGTTGTAACTGCATATTATCAAGTTGAGCACCAGCTAGCATTCCCCCTGCTTTATTCAATGCCATCTGTACATTACCAAATTCGGGCAGCACGACTTCCCGAGGATCATTGACATAACCTAATACAGTAACTAATTTTTCTCGTGCTCTAAATTCTATATAGAGTTTCGATATATCGCGAAACACCACACTCAATGCAGATTTCAATTCCTTTAACACAACAGCTAAGGTTTTCCCTTTGACTTTAACCTGCCCGACTTCAGGTATTTGAATATAGCCACTTGCATCAACTTGAAACGGTTCTTC includes:
- a CDS encoding SLBB domain-containing protein, translated to MKFIVLCWTLSLTLFFTLIPTSSIAYAAGELIDSGDQLFIFMPGEKDFEEPFQVDASGYIQIPEVGQVKVKGKTLAVVLKELKSALSVVFRDISKLYIEFRAREKLVTVLGYVNDPREVVLPEFGNVQMALNKAGGMLAGAQLDNMQLQRGAKVIIFDFKRYLETGDDNVLPILKSGDVIFVPSSPLTGNVQMTFDATTLKAGGDASDTQKAVTVFGEVNAPGTFSYVPGMTVIESLMKASGVTRYGNVSKIRVMGLKEPQTFDLKLYLDTGDVSKLPRVQPGTTIFVPIQVADIKVGLQVVYVMGQVNKPGAYEGREGITFMDMLANAGGPNRYADTQQIRILKVNGDTFRFDLKKYSDDPENNPFPQIAGGDVIFLPEKADMIEKSWLIEAHNEAIKIIGAVKNPGRYQWADGMTFLDLLGHAEGPTEKADLAKIIVVGDDGLGQRQYFNLEKFMKVGGDYLSLPQLSAGDTIMFNELPDDPVDNKSKWIKQESESSIYILGAVGAPGRYAFNSGLDFLDLLSAADGPTNDADIKHIKITHRNRRYAKASTLDLDMYFETGDENLLPQVLPGDTIYIPAKTDGGELNNTVNIVQILGAVHNPGRYKYDASLDVVGILTMAGGPTSEAYIDRIVILTKHGEMEHTARTFNMKNYFTQPDYRDIPIIHAGDTIYIPNDNDSNWSQFMDILGSALSVVTLFIVGSSL
- a CDS encoding cellulose synthase operon protein YhjQ/BcsQ, with amino-acid sequence MNILPETFVEIEQIYQSIMSENIKSISINCAQGKEGSTELVLALARRYKAAGNKVLIVDLNTFKPAITNEYVKQKQSWSLDDTDLQTACITPFSEMIDILPAPQSEQDQNISFRDEKKLKNAIEIWLKRYNFIIFDTCAITRANFSNIPGEVIARGCDASLLVVAPGISLESRVLKTMEIFNNNQINLIGTVINDVECPPLDMQLRNSVRRRLKRFPRIERWLLKRISNIELLKGNIGR